The following coding sequences lie in one Lentilactobacillus sp. SPB1-3 genomic window:
- a CDS encoding CvpA family protein: protein MILDLIIVAILVLSFTAGYRRGFVAEFLNLVGFIFALALAWRYTANVSDWIVNQFNLTDQHRLVYWISFLIIYTLVWRVIMLLKRVISPATRIVVLKQVNAIFGGVIRLLVAYLFVFAGLNLLLLFSEPVKEQYQESYVAKYIVRSAPQQIDHVVDNA, encoded by the coding sequence ATGATTTTAGATTTAATCATTGTTGCCATTCTGGTATTGAGCTTTACTGCTGGATACCGTCGGGGATTTGTTGCCGAATTTTTGAATTTAGTTGGCTTTATATTTGCTTTGGCACTTGCTTGGCGATACACTGCCAATGTCTCTGATTGGATAGTTAATCAATTTAATTTAACTGATCAGCACAGACTGGTATATTGGATTTCATTTTTAATTATTTATACACTAGTTTGGCGGGTAATTATGTTATTGAAGAGAGTAATTAGTCCAGCCACGAGAATTGTAGTTTTAAAACAGGTAAATGCGATTTTTGGTGGTGTAATTAGGCTATTAGTAGCCTATTTATTTGTCTTTGCAGGATTAAATTTACTTTTACTATTTAGCGAGCCTGTCAAGGAACAATATCAAGAGTCTTACGTTGCCAAATACATTGTAAGGTCTGCGCCACAACAAATTGATCATGTAGTTGATAACGCTTAG
- a CDS encoding cell division protein ZapA, whose product MENEKRRFKATIDGKPYIFIGSGSYEHMQATADLLNEQLTQIKEQLPNTSKDDRAILTAFNAISNQLSMKEDAAKRSGSAVDQEK is encoded by the coding sequence TTGGAAAATGAAAAGAGAAGGTTTAAGGCAACGATTGATGGTAAGCCATATATCTTCATTGGTTCCGGCTCATATGAACATATGCAGGCTACCGCTGATTTGTTAAATGAACAATTAACACAAATTAAGGAACAATTACCTAACACTAGCAAAGATGATCGCGCAATTTTGACAGCTTTTAATGCTATCTCCAATCAATTATCAATGAAGGAAGATGCGGCGAAACGATCAGGCTCTGCGGTAGATCAGGAGAAGTAA
- a CDS encoding DUF1292 domain-containing protein, protein MADEPIQQQITLVDENGDEQLYDVLFTFKSEDFDKSYILIYPTGKSDDEEVDIQAYALPKDDDPSDPQGGELQLIETDEEWDMIEEVLNTFLHGDDDEDNKEE, encoded by the coding sequence ATGGCAGATGAACCTATTCAACAACAAATTACGCTAGTTGACGAAAACGGCGACGAACAATTATATGATGTCTTATTCACATTTAAATCAGAGGATTTCGATAAATCATACATCTTGATTTACCCAACTGGTAAAAGCGATGATGAAGAAGTTGATATTCAAGCTTATGCATTACCTAAGGATGATGATCCATCAGATCCCCAAGGTGGAGAACTTCAGTTAATTGAAACTGATGAAGAATGGGACATGATTGAGGAAGTTTTAAATACTTTCCTTCACGGTGATGATGACGAAGATAACAAAGAAGAATAG
- the ruvX gene encoding Holliday junction resolvase RuvX produces the protein MKIMGLDVGSKTVGVAVSDAFGWTSQGVEIVRINEDEGEFGLDRIAELVDELQIGGFVLGLPKNMNNTLGDRARASQEYGKMLSDKFKLPVDFEDERLTTVEAQRMLTEEADVSRKKRKKVIDKLAASLILQNYLDRKGKLTQI, from the coding sequence ATGAAGATAATGGGTCTAGATGTTGGTTCCAAGACCGTTGGTGTTGCAGTTAGTGATGCATTTGGCTGGACTTCGCAAGGTGTTGAAATCGTGCGAATTAATGAAGATGAGGGCGAGTTTGGTTTAGACCGAATCGCAGAGCTTGTTGACGAACTTCAAATCGGTGGTTTTGTTCTTGGCTTGCCCAAAAACATGAATAATACCCTCGGTGATCGCGCTCGAGCTTCGCAAGAATATGGCAAGATGCTGAGTGATAAATTCAAATTGCCAGTTGATTTTGAAGATGAACGTTTGACTACTGTGGAAGCACAAAGAATGCTTACCGAAGAGGCTGACGTCTCACGGAAGAAACGGAAAAAAGTTATTGATAAGCTTGCGGCTAGTTTGATTCTACAGAATTACCTAGATCGTAAAGGAAAACTAACACAAATATAA
- a CDS encoding IreB family regulatory phosphoprotein, with translation MNSLDKTMFFDFSDDQKKDVRDTLLTVYRSLEEKGYNPYNQIVGYLISGDPAYIPRNLDARNLIRRHERDEIIEELVRFYLDNHPNESKETN, from the coding sequence ATGAACTCATTAGATAAAACCATGTTTTTTGATTTCAGTGATGATCAGAAAAAGGATGTTCGGGATACGTTGTTAACGGTGTACCGCTCCTTAGAGGAAAAGGGTTATAATCCATATAACCAAATTGTGGGTTATTTGATTTCAGGTGATCCTGCATACATTCCCCGTAATCTTGACGCTAGGAATTTAATTCGTCGTCATGAACGTGATGAGATTATCGAAGAACTAGTGCGCTTTTATCTAGATAATCATCCCAACGAAAGTAAGGAAACGAATTAA
- the alaS gene encoding alanine--tRNA ligase: MKELSSGQIRQMYLEFFKEKGHSIEPSASLIPVDDPTLLWINSGVATMKKYFDGSVVPKNPRMTSSQKSIRTNDIENVGKTPRHHTLFEMLGNFSVGDYFKKEAITWAFELLTSPDWFGWDPDKLYMTVYPKDTDAKKFWEEVGVSPDHIIEVEDNFWDIGQGPSGPDSEIFYDRGESFNNLAADDPENYPGGENERYLEVWNIVFSQFNHTPEGTYEPLPRKNIDTGMGLERVVSIFQNAKTNFETDLFLPMIHEAEKLSDNKQYGKDHKLDQSFRVIADHARAITVAIGDGAIPSNEGRGYVIRRLIRRAIVNGQKLGINESFLYKLVPIVGETLKSHYPEVLEQSDYISKVVQSEEDRFNETLAGGLKLLNEVIEAAKQNGSNMIDGATAFKLYDTYGFPLELTQESAADAGIKVDEDGFSAEMQKQKDRARSARSNAKSMGVQRDLLIEIKDQSEYVGYNQLEVNDAKAVVLIENEKLVEETKSGEAEVIFDKTPFYAEMGGQVADKGDIFNEDGDKVAEVIDVQHAPNGQNLHTVNLLQPLKKGATYILKVDEAFHSKVEKNHTATHLLDQALRNVLGGHTQQAGSLVEPGYLRFDFNHFGSVTSEDLQRVEDLVNEQIFKELDVKTTITDPETGKKMGAIALFSEKYGDQVRVVSIGDFSIEFCGGTHVKNTNELGLFKILSESGVGAGVRRIEAVTSKEAFEFLNDEEHTLKQIAGKLKVTQIKEVTNRVDQLQQQVKELEQKQASLEAKMAAQQAQDVFGNAQTAGKYTIITGVIKDSGMDQLRQLADTWRDKKLSDVLVLGTGKGDKANLIVATSEDGVSAGLSSANLIKAISKNIQGGGGGRPNMAQAGGKKPAGLEAAMNDAVDWLSEQ; this comes from the coding sequence ATGAAAGAATTATCGAGTGGCCAAATTCGCCAAATGTATTTGGAATTTTTCAAAGAAAAGGGACATTCAATTGAACCCAGTGCTTCACTGATTCCGGTTGATGACCCAACATTATTGTGGATCAACTCTGGAGTTGCCACGATGAAAAAGTATTTCGATGGATCTGTTGTTCCAAAGAATCCTCGAATGACGAGTTCTCAAAAATCAATTCGTACAAATGATATTGAAAACGTTGGTAAGACACCCCGACATCACACTTTATTTGAAATGCTTGGTAACTTTTCAGTCGGTGATTACTTCAAAAAAGAAGCTATCACTTGGGCATTTGAATTATTAACTTCTCCTGATTGGTTTGGTTGGGATCCTGATAAACTTTATATGACTGTTTATCCTAAAGATACTGATGCCAAAAAATTCTGGGAAGAAGTTGGTGTTTCTCCGGATCACATCATCGAAGTTGAAGATAATTTTTGGGACATTGGTCAAGGACCTTCAGGGCCTGATTCAGAAATTTTCTATGACCGTGGAGAATCATTTAACAATCTTGCCGCAGATGATCCAGAAAATTATCCTGGCGGTGAAAATGAGCGCTATCTAGAAGTTTGGAACATTGTATTCTCACAATTCAACCATACTCCAGAAGGTACTTATGAACCTCTTCCAAGAAAGAACATTGATACGGGAATGGGATTAGAACGTGTCGTTTCTATTTTCCAAAATGCTAAAACTAATTTTGAAACAGACTTATTTTTGCCAATGATTCATGAAGCAGAGAAATTAAGTGATAACAAACAATATGGCAAAGACCATAAGCTTGATCAAAGTTTTAGAGTGATTGCTGACCATGCCAGAGCTATTACTGTGGCCATTGGTGATGGTGCGATTCCTTCTAATGAAGGTCGCGGATATGTTATTCGTCGACTTATCAGACGTGCTATTGTCAACGGACAAAAGCTCGGAATCAATGAATCATTCCTTTATAAACTGGTTCCAATTGTTGGTGAGACTTTAAAATCTCATTATCCAGAAGTTTTGGAACAAAGCGATTACATCTCTAAAGTGGTTCAGTCTGAGGAAGATCGTTTCAACGAAACTTTGGCTGGTGGTTTGAAGCTATTGAACGAAGTTATTGAAGCTGCCAAACAAAATGGTTCTAACATGATTGATGGTGCAACAGCATTCAAACTTTACGATACTTATGGTTTCCCATTAGAATTAACTCAAGAATCTGCTGCTGACGCAGGTATAAAGGTTGATGAAGATGGATTTAGCGCAGAAATGCAAAAACAAAAAGACCGTGCTCGTAGTGCTCGTAGCAATGCTAAATCAATGGGCGTTCAGAGAGATTTATTAATTGAAATTAAGGATCAAAGTGAGTATGTTGGTTATAATCAATTAGAAGTCAATGATGCCAAGGCAGTTGTTCTAATTGAGAATGAAAAATTAGTTGAAGAAACTAAGTCCGGCGAAGCTGAAGTTATTTTTGATAAAACACCATTCTATGCTGAAATGGGTGGCCAAGTCGCTGATAAGGGTGATATTTTCAATGAAGATGGTGACAAAGTTGCTGAAGTCATTGATGTTCAACACGCTCCTAATGGTCAAAACTTGCACACAGTTAACTTATTACAACCTTTGAAGAAGGGTGCAACATACATTCTTAAGGTTGATGAAGCTTTCCATAGTAAGGTTGAGAAAAATCATACAGCTACTCATTTATTGGACCAAGCGCTAAGAAATGTTCTTGGCGGTCATACTCAACAAGCAGGTTCATTAGTTGAACCTGGTTATCTTAGATTTGACTTTAACCATTTCGGTTCAGTTACTTCTGAAGATTTACAACGAGTTGAAGATCTAGTTAATGAACAAATCTTTAAAGAGCTTGATGTGAAAACAACTATTACTGATCCAGAGACCGGTAAAAAGATGGGTGCCATTGCACTTTTCAGTGAAAAATATGGTGACCAAGTTCGGGTTGTTAGCATCGGTGATTTCTCTATTGAATTCTGTGGTGGTACTCACGTTAAGAACACTAACGAGTTAGGCTTGTTCAAGATTTTATCTGAATCTGGTGTCGGTGCTGGAGTTAGAAGAATTGAAGCAGTTACCTCAAAGGAAGCCTTCGAATTCTTAAATGATGAAGAACATACTTTAAAACAAATCGCTGGGAAACTTAAGGTTACTCAAATTAAAGAAGTTACTAATCGAGTTGATCAACTTCAACAACAAGTAAAAGAACTTGAACAAAAACAAGCTTCATTAGAAGCTAAGATGGCTGCTCAACAAGCTCAGGATGTCTTCGGAAATGCTCAAACCGCTGGTAAGTACACGATTATTACTGGGGTAATCAAAGACTCAGGAATGGATCAATTGAGACAATTGGCTGATACATGGCGTGATAAGAAGCTTTCTGATGTCTTAGTTCTTGGTACTGGTAAGGGCGATAAGGCTAACTTGATCGTAGCAACTAGTGAAGATGGCGTCTCTGCTGGTTTATCTTCTGCTAATTTGATTAAAGCAATCTCCAAAAACATTCAAGGTGGCGGTGGTGGCCGACCTAACATGGCACAAGCTGGTGGTAAAAAGCCTGCTGGTCTAGAAGCCGCAATGAATGATGCAGTTGATTGGTTAAGTGAACAATAA
- a CDS encoding DEAD/DEAH box helicase codes for MTEFSDFNLKPFLMAALKEKGFKQPTSAQTKLIPIVMSGRDLVGQSATGSGKTHAFLLPIFNKLDPNSDKTQAVITTPSRELAYQIIEDAKQLANHSDTQITIGSYVGGTDKNRQIEKLKHEQPDIVIGTPGRIWDLIAGQHLDIHNAHQFVVDEADMTLDMGFLDIVDKIASSFGKEVQMMVFSATIPQKVNIFLKKYMNNPVVEEIPVSTIISPTIDNWLISTKGKDKNRLIYELLTIGEPYLALVFANTKNRVEEIAAFLKGQGLKVAMIHGGIQPRERKQIMRRIKKLEFQFVVATDLASRGIDIEGVSHVINDDIPDDLEFFIHRVGRTGRNGMSGISITLYTPDEEDEISELETMGIKFKPKAVKDHEVIDTYDRNRRATHKKKQEKLDPTMIGMIKKKKKNIKPGYKRRIKMNLARKDEMDRRVKKREEQRAKRKQKKQSSTRYR; via the coding sequence ATGACAGAATTTTCAGATTTTAATCTCAAACCATTTTTAATGGCAGCCTTAAAAGAAAAAGGTTTTAAACAACCTACATCTGCTCAGACAAAGTTAATTCCAATTGTTATGTCAGGCAGAGATTTAGTGGGACAATCAGCCACTGGTAGTGGTAAGACGCATGCGTTCTTACTACCTATTTTTAATAAATTGGATCCAAATTCAGATAAGACTCAGGCCGTTATTACTACACCTAGTCGGGAATTGGCTTACCAAATAATCGAGGATGCTAAGCAACTTGCTAATCATTCTGATACTCAAATCACCATCGGATCATACGTTGGTGGAACTGATAAGAATCGCCAAATTGAAAAATTAAAGCATGAACAACCAGATATCGTTATTGGTACCCCCGGAAGAATCTGGGACTTGATTGCTGGTCAACATCTCGATATTCATAACGCTCATCAATTTGTTGTTGATGAAGCTGACATGACTTTGGACATGGGATTCTTGGATATCGTTGATAAGATTGCTAGCAGCTTCGGTAAAGAAGTTCAAATGATGGTATTCTCAGCAACTATTCCTCAAAAGGTAAACATCTTTTTGAAGAAGTACATGAACAATCCGGTCGTAGAAGAAATTCCAGTTTCCACAATTATCAGTCCAACGATTGATAACTGGTTGATTTCTACAAAGGGAAAAGATAAGAACCGGTTGATTTATGAATTGTTGACCATCGGTGAACCATACTTAGCGTTAGTATTTGCTAATACCAAAAATCGAGTTGAAGAAATTGCTGCGTTCTTGAAGGGTCAGGGCTTAAAAGTTGCCATGATTCATGGTGGAATTCAACCTCGAGAACGTAAACAAATAATGCGTCGAATCAAGAAACTTGAATTTCAATTCGTTGTTGCTACTGATTTGGCTTCTCGAGGAATTGATATCGAAGGAGTTTCTCACGTTATCAATGATGATATTCCAGATGATTTAGAGTTCTTTATTCACCGTGTTGGAAGAACTGGTCGTAACGGTATGTCAGGAATTTCCATTACTCTCTACACCCCTGATGAAGAGGATGAGATCAGTGAATTGGAAACTATGGGTATCAAATTTAAGCCTAAAGCGGTTAAGGATCATGAAGTAATTGACACATATGATCGTAATCGTCGTGCTACTCATAAGAAGAAGCAAGAGAAACTTGATCCCACAATGATCGGAATGATCAAGAAGAAGAAAAAGAACATCAAGCCTGGGTATAAACGCCGAATTAAGATGAATCTTGCTCGTAAAGACGAAATGGATCGTCGAGTTAAGAAGCGTGAAGAACAACGTGCTAAGCGAAAGCAAAAGAAGCAAAGCTCAACGCGTTATCGTTAG